AAGTTCGATGGAGATGCCTGGATATTGCTGGAGGAATGCAGGCAGATGTGGAATGACCAGGTTTTTAGCCATTCCGACCGGCATATCGACCCGGAGTCGCCCGCTGATGGTTGCCGGATCGCTATGGAACAAATTATCCAGTTCATCGACGCTGGCTAATAGATCGCGGCAGCGTTCGTAATAAATCTGCCCGTCTGGCGTTAGCTGTACCCGGCGGGTCGTCCGTTGGAGCAAACGTACGCCAACTTGATCCTCCAGCGCCTGAATCTGGCGCGATACGCTACCCTTTGGTAGACCCAGGGTATCGGCTGCCCGGCTAAAACTGGCCAGCTCCGCCACCCGGACGAACAGCTGCATTGCATGAATTTTATCCATCAATATCGCGTATTGTTGTTGGTAGTGAAACAGTGATGCGTAATTTTGGGTATTTATTGTCTTTGGTGCAAGTAATAAGCTTAGTTTCATATTCTGAAGCCGTAAAAGGGGCCTGAAAATGACACAACGTATTGCTTTAATTACCGGCGGCAGCCGTGGACTGGGAAAAAACGCGGCGCTGAAGCTGGCGGCGCGGGGAACAGGCATTATTATCACCTGGCAAAATCGTGAAGATGAGGCGCAGAAGGTCGTCAATGAAATCACGTCTCAGGGCGGAAAAGCCGTTGCAATTCAATTGAATGTTGGCGACAGCTCAACATTCTCAATGTTTGCTTCTCACGTGACCAACGCCCTGCGGGAAACCTGGCAGCGCGATACATTTGATTATTTAATCAACAACGCGGGTACTGGTCTGCATAAGCCTTATGCCGAAACCACAGAAGCGGAATTTGACCACCTGGCGGCCGTACATCTTAAAGGGCCATTCTTCCTGACACAGATCCTGCTGCCATTGATAGCGGACGGCGGCCGGATACTGAACGTATCCAGTGGTCTGGCTCGTTTCGCTATGCCGGGCGCCAGCGCCTACGCGGCAATGAAAGGGGCAATGGAAGTGCTAACGCGTTACCAGGCGAAAGAGCTGGGCGCACGGGGCATCCGGGCGAACGTTATCGCGCCGGGAGCAATCGCCACTGATTTTAATGGCGGGACTGTGCGTGATAATCAGCAGGTCAATGATATGGTTGCCAGCCAGACTGCGTTGGGCCGCACCGGTCTGCCGGACGATATCGGCGATGCTATCGCGGCGCTGCTAAGCGACGAGCTGGGTTGGATGAACGCTCAGCGGATTGAGGTTTCAGGTGGCATGTTCCTGTAATGAAATAATTGTTGCGCCGGATCAGCCTAGCTCCCGGCGCAGCAGGCTAAAAATCCAGTCATCTTTCCATTCGCCGCCTATCATGTAATTTTCCCGCAGGCATCCTTCCAGCTGGAAATTACATTTCTCCAGAGTATTGCGCGAAGCCTGGTTGCCG
This genomic interval from Salmonella enterica subsp. enterica serovar Choleraesuis contains the following:
- a CDS encoding short-chain dehydrogenase encodes the protein MTQRIALITGGSRGLGKNAALKLAARGTGIIITWQNREDEAQKVVNEITSQGGKAVAIQLNVGDSSTFSMFASHVTNALRETWQRDTFDYLINNAGTGLHKPYAETTEAEFDHLAAVHLKGPFFLTQILLPLIADGGRILNVSSGLARFAMPGASAYAAMKGAMEVLTRYQAKELGARGIRANVIAPGAIATDFNGGTVRDNQQVNDMVASQTALGRTGLPDDIGDAIAALLSDELGWMNAQRIEVSGGMFL